The following proteins are encoded in a genomic region of Alosa alosa isolate M-15738 ecotype Scorff River chromosome 10, AALO_Geno_1.1, whole genome shotgun sequence:
- the si:ch1073-335m2.2 gene encoding msx2-interacting protein isoform X3, translating into MVRETRHLWVGNLPEHVREEKIVEHFKRYGRVESVKVLRKRGSEGGVAAFVDFVDIKSAQKAHNAVNKMGDRDLRTDYNEPGSVPSAVRGLEDNPPSSSHAREVSGFSRAAVGPVYGPPVSLHGREGRYERRIDGSDSRERTYDHSPYSHHERGAAFDRPRHYNTDYYRDRAMFSSAVGSSTAASAMASGFDAPEPHFESRMRDPFALSSATRRDPYRDDRGRRVDRTYHHHRRSRSSHSSQSRHPSPQRTTGQTSKNPHSPKRAPVSPSRGPRSQSRSRSSSSDSVSSTSSTGSGSSDSNSSSSGGSRARSVQSAATHAPPAPPPLSIDGDEPRRSFGIRVQNLPVRSTDTSLKDGLFHEFKKYGKVTSVQIHGASEERYGLVFFRQQEDQEKALSVSKGKLFFGMMIEVTAWNGPETESENEFRPLDGRIDEFHPKATRTLFIGNLEKTTNYQQLLDVFQRFGEIVDIDIKRVNGVPQYAFVQYSDIASVCKAIKKMDGEYLGANRLKLGFGKSMPTTCVWLDGLSSNITEQYLTRHFCRYGHVVKVVFDRLKGMALILYNNTDFAQAAVRETKGWKIGGNKIKVDFASQESQMAFYRSMQASGQDIRDFYEIPTERREERRPPYHEFPAERAYYENVRTPGLYTDDPRREYPGRSRDRYSELDHYPSEHYDPRYHEDPREYRDYRDPFEQDMRKYTYIQRERERERERFEADRGRWSPSHQRRPVTPSASPSPSERVPRETERRVYRHSSERSGSCSSLSPPPAQFEKPEKSPVDYKTEGLEREMDSVEMERVAGAERSRRGRRKDKGDKEKGERGKSRRGKMPSPVSHSETDKEASLDANSNKGKASDTDGPEKSRYKGENEPSPSEQMSRLEPQKGERLDAGKGDVSDRDGKGRLKKHLKSDLGSEGKDLILESDRLAARKRRFGDPSGKTIRQKRSRMEDEGIQSPEFGSNSTLAKETEDIKALEKETQKREHLKPKVERGTCHYSLKEDQDSSSMSSMRGQGLCSVVRQGEPSDLDDHDSGKNLSGPSVSRRFSHDETLDQENKSTEEYISLDIDLSQSYRKQMEQNRRLRQQQQEPDKLGKPGSPQSLDAEDLEHRSLVHEVGKPPQDVTDNSPSSRNKKQDTFELDMSSKRERVYRSFRPKSEESEWNNTNSPKPQQSSQNTEEEIIDMPHLMTVKDVKEVPKSEETVHPDLELSVKRVHTTQMAKISTHLHGSVDDAHKRWENRLKQDLLPDLSFSGRKRLGHKHLEYGLWHDLEPGEVRSDSEEDREHKSNSPMPSTSLSLPERQRGDRLSESKLSTSLERNKFYSFALDQTITPDTKALLERAKSLSSSREDNWSFLDYDSHFASFRSRKDTEKVEATPRPTPSWYMKKKKIRSESEDKLDDRKEDPKPEEQERRELFASRFLHSSIFEQDSRRLQHLERKHEDSEQSIGYQSTQQGAVEGQADSEPVVLFHSRFLELTRLQHKNVKELKEPQQEIKREEIVDGSRMDKPQEESQDQSQPGFQPAIEPALDSETKPVSPIQPLPLAQMAQSAKEMSPPLEKNILQSNSPKSSELSVKEENECEKTPVPPQQQVQEEEQPSISPVLPEPQLTELKEPMNYEQTDPSIKSEKDISEEQISSIESKPSEATETNVELELKPEPEVFNLPRSASPTPVEDTETLKTESSPIDDEPQVKQEVDHTSVDTLSVEEPVSPPQKSKNKKTKASPTMPVAPLASPSSADKQATRKSERIDREKLKRASSPRGEKTAPDSKVSGKSPVQGPEMEQVTEQRRRRRNVKSVYATPVEDESTTQPSKEVEPPRATRKRGGDKEVAQSQQSEQDILAVPITSRRGRPPKNRSKGEDASALKSKIAETKEIEGIELGNSENVLKTSKGKHSPHSQKQQTSQAPASSTSSKKGDKPSDTSQQADLSEDINVPDSAPQSDFVSPGEGEKTTENPKPSIEEGQQKDNVVTDRATGNKIDKSTEPPVVEESPQAEKSGGRSKAARLIRNTKLPTEDKSLVLKNLRIRLDMTEVKAMLQSGEEDIEMEELNKKTELLPKDEVMESSQENEVTQSDNDEAPSDSIITNPAESLLSREIELEQAVENIAKLTEGPSPQPFKSPTTEAPIPVVPLPVEPEPPTVVEKPANPASEYELAAAIDSITSEDLSCTLPQEPAINTVIESEPAIQPFVTDSKAMEPSLGSAPIQEETGPTGTPRKGAKGRAKTTKRSKTQKPAASRKEFVKDSVAEPDSSQMNVPDPVIDTNAVTENPSATSIVITSPSKLKASLNVSHQTDSVSEEPLNDEPTHGRSAGLVNKSPNILKPPQPYECTPLSPTSLCLKPSHSSKLPLLPTDRFNQSRDTPMVPVAQGENPTVSSGLETHDPDSSNSDLRKILMKPKNIPLSATNTAPGNMPTHPPRESESPSEMVANKNPLPESRHSYLPAQPVVRSPGSLPSTETKQLFGEKTVISVIASTATSVISRICNTPESEEKANIPRNNPYGEKQLPKQMFQTSMEESSTYHGATVGDEGGNAGRFVVESATLSTGPSPGLRVNTSEGVVVLSHSGQKMEGPQRISAKISQIPPASPADMESQQLVSMPQMKPDHYAQTPSAKCPLVPSDHGHSHKTQSGVSTKQENSLDKMETYQAGGQSGVVKRLQQSGGNQQVMNYHHSDFPMLMKHPKKAEGAEPLSDGAKPPWASAISPAISPHLPSSAGNPVGFLPNTPTDRGPSHLSGIKEPRSPRKSGHPHSPFTKVSPIGSSSPKAIPVVLPSGLPPMSQYVPNVHHPEQSVIMPPHSSHGSIGRMSPHRVGQTIPIGHLSQGDVRVNTPPLAMMNYGMHSDPLSSPWSGPPQQCPTSPQAGGGRDMVLKVNPGNTRSHEANEEDTRRYQALGRPAATSLKPETLPQEYRGTLHGGLSLDRYNIAGRDMRVLMHHQQGERPATELHQGPEPVPSSSSATSITASLSPRAHLLSKNVPEKDTLKSSEVNRPLSPVTKEGIIGIRGAMPAIASPQRIQLLSSGTSPAFSEYPAVYTNIRSVPSQFAENSPLNISQAPHIASTQAPQDPDRSQTLNEGKGEQMEHQSVNMVQLLTKYPIIWQGLLALKNDTAAVQLHFVYGNKALAVRSLPLQEGGALLRIVQRMRLEASQLDSVARRMTGDSEFCLLLAMPCGRDQDDVRSQTQFLRTAFINYLQAKLAAGIINIPNPGSNQPAYVLQIFPPCEFSESHLSRLAPDLLSRISSICPQHLMIVITSV; encoded by the exons ATGGTTCGGGAAACCAGACACCTTTGGGTGGGAAATTTACCCGAACATGTTCGAGAGGAGAAAATTGTTGAGCATTTTAAACG CTATGGCCGTGTGGAGAGTGTTAAGGTCCTGCGGAAACGTGGCTCAGAGGGTGGGGTGGCGGCCTTTGTGGATTTTGTGGACATCAAAAGTGCACAGAAGGCTCACAATGCCGTCAACAAGATGGGTGACCGGGACCTACGCACTGATTACAACGAGCCCGGTTCAGTGCCCAGTGCCGTGCGAGGGCTGGAGGACAACCCTCCCTCTAGCAGTCACGCCAGGGAAGTTTCGGGGTTCTCACGGGCTGCGGTTGGTCCTGTTTATGGCCCCCCCGTGTCCCTCCACGGCAGAGAGGGACGCTATGAACGCAGAATAGACGG CTCTGACAGTCGAGAGCGTACCTACGACCATAGTCCCTACAGTCACCATGAGCGTGGGGCAGCCTTTGACCGGCCGCGCCACTACAACACAGACTATTACCGTGACCGTGCCATGTTTAGTTCGGCTGTGGGCTCTAGCACTGCAGCTAGTGCTATGGCCAGTGGGTTTGATGCCCCTGAGCCTCACTTTGAGTCACGCATGCGTGACCCCTTTGCACTGTCCAGCGCCACGCGCCGTGACCCTTACCGTGATGACCGGGGGCGGCGAGTAGACCGGACGTATCACCACCACCGTCGCAGCCGGTCTTCACACTCCTCACAGTCACGCCACCCCTCGCCACAGCGGACCACTGGCCAGACTTCCAAAAATCCCCACTCCCCCAAACGAGCCCCTGTCTCCCCTAGCAGAGGGCCGCGCTCACAGTCGCGCTCCCGATCATCCAGCTCGGACTCTGTCAGCAGTACCAGCAGCACGGGTAGTGGCAG CAGTGACTCCAACAGCAGCTCCAGTGGGGGGTCACGAGCACGCTCAGTGCAATCAGCCGCTACACATGCACCCCCTGCCCCTCCCCCCCTGTCCATAGACGGTGACGAGCCTCGCAGGAGTTTTGGTATTAGGGTTCAGAACCTACCTGTGCGTTCTACAG ACACAAGTTTGAAAGACGGACTCTTCCACGAGTTTAAGAAGTACGGGAAGGTGACATCTGTTCAGATCCACGGGGCGTCAGAGGAACGGTACGGACTAGTTTTCTTTAGGCAACAGGAGGACCAGGAAAAAGCACTCAGTGTCTCCAAAGGAAAACTCTTCTTTGGCATGATGATCGAGGTCACTGCCTGGAACGGCCCAG agacagaaagtgagaATGAATTCCGCCCACTGGATGGAAGAATAGATGAATTTCATCCAAAGGCAACTCGCACTCTCTTTATTGGAAATTTGGAAAAGACCACCAACTACCAGCAGCTATTGGATGTGTTTCAGCGCTTTGGAGAGATAGTG GACATTGACATCAAAAGGGTTAATGGTGTTCCTCAGTATGCGTTTGTGCAGTACTCTGACATTGCCAGTGTCTGTAAGGCTATAAAGAAGATGGACGGAGAATACCTAGGAGCCAACCGATTAAAG cTTGGCTTTGGGAAGAGTATGCCCACAACATGTGTCTGGCTGGATGGTTTGTCCTCCAACATCACAGAGCAGTACCTCACCAGACATTTCTGTCGCTATGGGCATGTGGTCAAG GTAGTGTTTGACCGATTGAAAGGGATGGCTCTCATCTTGTACAACAATACCGACTTTGCCCAAGCAGCTGTTCGAGAGACCAAAGGTTGGAAGATTGGTGGCAACAAAATTAAA GTTGATTTTGCCAGTCAAGAGAGTCAGATGGCCTTCTATCGCTCCATGCAAGCCTCTGGGCAAGACATAAGGGACTTCTATGAAATCCCAACAGAGAGGAG AGAAGAACGGAGGCCTCCTTATCATGAATTCCCAGCAGAGCGGGCATACTACGAAAATGTGCGAACTCCAGGTCTTTACACTGATGATCCTCGACGTGAATACCCTGGCAGGAGCCGGGATCGTTACTCTGAACTAGACCACTATCCAAGTGAACACTATGACCCTCGCTATCATGAAGATCCCAGGGAGTACAGAGATTACCGTGACCCATTTGAGCAGGATATGCGCAAGTACACCTACATTCagcgggaaagagagagagagcgtgagcgTTTTGAGGCTGACCGTGGTAGATGGAGCCCCTCTCATCAGAGACGTCCGGTTACCCCTAGTGCTTCACCGTCTCCTTCTGAGCGCGTCCCAAGAGAGACTGAACGACGGGTTTATCGGCATTCTTCAGAGCGAAGTGGCAGCTGTAGCTCGCTGTCCCCTCCACCAGCACAGTTTGAAAAGCCTGAAAAGTCACCAGTGGATTATAAAACTGAAGGTCTGGAAAGAGAAATGGATTCAGTGGAGATGGAACGTGTTGCAGGTGCGGAAAGAAGCAGGCGAGGTAGACGCAAGGACAAGGGAGATaaggagaaaggggagagaggcaAGTCAAGAAGAGGCAAAATGCCGTCTCCTGTTTCACATTCAGAAACTGACAAAGAGGCTTCTTTGGATGCTAACTCAAATAAAGGAAAAGCCTCAGACACGGATGGTCCTGAGAAATCACGATACAAGGGTGAAAACGAGCCTTCACCTTCTGAACAAATGTCCCGTCTAGAGCCCCAGAAAGGGGAGAGACTTGATGCAGGAAAGGGAGATGTATCAGATCGGGATGGAAAAGGCAGACTGAAAAAACATCTAAAATCTGATCTTGGAAGTGAAGGGAAAGATTTGATTCTGGAGTCAGACCGTTTAGCAGCTCGTAAAAGGCGATTTGGTGATCCTAGTGGGAAAACCATCCGACAGAAGAGAAGTAGAATGGAGGATGAGGGCATCCAGTCTCCAGAGTTTGGATCAAATTCAACTCTTGCAAAAGAGACAGAAGATATAAAGGCACTTGAAAAAGAGACACAGAAGAGAGAACATTTAAAGCCCAAGGTGGAGAGGGGGACTTGTCATTACAGTCTTAAAGAAGATCAAGATTCCTCTTCTATGTCTAGTATGAGAGGGCAAGGTTTGTGTTCAGTGGTACGGCAAGGTGAACCATCAGATCTTGATGATCATGACTCTGGGAAGAACCTTTCTGGTCCTAGTGTGTCTAGAAGGTTCTCACATGATGAGACTCTTGATCAGGAAAACAAAAGCACTGAAGAATATATCTCTCTTGACATAGATCTTTCCCAGAGCTATCGTAAACAAATGGAACAAAACCGCAGACTACGGCAACAGCAGCAGGAGCCTGATAAACTTGGAAAGCCAGGTAGTCCTCAGAGTTTGGATGCCGAAGACTTAGAACATCGCAGTTTAGTGCATGAGGTAGGGAAACCACCTCAGGATGTAACAGACAATTCACCATCGTCTAGAAACAAGAAGCAAGACACTTTTGAGTTGGATATGAGCTCGAAGAGAGAGCGTGTATACAGGAGCTTCCGGCCAAAAAGTGAAGAATCAGAATGGAATAATACAAATTCTCCAAAACCACAACAATCCTCCCAAAACACAGAAGAAGAAATTATAGATATGCCCCATCTCATGACTGTCAAAGATGTTAAGGAGGTCCCAAAATCTGAAGAAACTGTTCACCCAGACCtagaactatctgtcaaaagaGTACACACCACACAGATGGCTAAAATTAGCACTCATTTACATGGTAGTGTAGATGATGCTCATAAACGCTGGGAGAATAGGCTGAAACAAGATTTATTACCTGATCTAAGTTTCTCTGGAAGAAAACGGCTTGGTCACAAGCATTTGGAATATGGCCTCTGGCATGATTTGGAGCCTGGGGAGGTAAGGTCAGATTCTGAAGAGGATCGAGAACACAAATCGAACTCCCCAATGCcatctacatctctctctcttcctgagaggcagagaggggacAGGTTGTCCGAGTCAAAGTTGTCCACCTCTCTGGAAAGAAATAAGTTCTATTCCTTTGCACTGGACCAGACTATCACACCTGACACTAAAGCTCTGCTTGAGAGGGCGAAGTCTCTGTCATCTTCTAGAGAAGACAACTGGTCTTTCTTAGATTATGACTCCCACTTTGCTAGTTTTCGCAGTCGGAAAGATACAGAGAAGGTTGAGGCAACACCACGGCCAACACCCTCATGGTacatgaagaaaaagaaaattagAAGTGAATCTGAAGATAAACTTGATGACAGGAAGGAGGATCCAAAGCCAGAGGAGCAGGAGCGAAGGGAACTTTTTGCCTCTCGTTTTCTTCATAGTTCTATTTTTGAACAAGATTCAAGACGCCTTCAGCACCTTGAACGAAAGCACGAGGACTCTGAACAAAGTATTGGATACCAATCCACTCAGCAAGGTGCAGTAGAGGGACAAGCTGACTCGGAACCAGTTGTGCTGTTTCATAGTAGATTCTTGGAGCTGACACGGTTGcaacataaaaatgttaaagaaCTCAAAGAACCTCAGCAGGAAATAAAGAGGGAAGAAATTGTAGATGGCAGCAGAATGGATAAGCCACAAGAAGAGTCACAAGACCAGTCTCAGCCAGGTTTTCAGCCTGCCATTGAACCGGCTTTAGATTCTGAAACAAAACCAGTTAGCCCTATTCAGCCTCTCCCATTGGCACAAATGGCCCAGTCAGCTAAAGAGATGTCGCCACCATTGGAGAAAAACATTTTGCAAAGTAATTCACCCAAGTCTTCTGAGCTTTCTGTGAAAGAAGAAAATGAATGTGAAAAGACTCCTGTGCCTCCACAACAGCAAGTACAAGAGGAAGAGCAACCCTCCATCAGCCCTGTATTACCTGAACCTCAGTTGACGGAGTTAAAAGAACCAATGAACTATGAACAAACTGATccatcaatcaaaagtgaaaaagACATCAGTGAAGAGCAAATATCTAGTATTGAATCCAAGCCTAGTGAAGCAACAGAGACCAATGTTGAGTTAGAACTCAAGCCTGAACCTGAGGTTTTTAATCTTCCCAGGTCTGCCTCCCCAACCCCGGTTGAAGACACTGAGACCTTGAAAACTGAATCTAGTCCCATTGATGATGAACCACAAGTCAAACAGGAGGTTGACCATACTTCTGTTGATACTTTGTCTGTGGAGGAGCCAGTCTCGCCACCACAAAAATCTAAAAATAAGAAGACCAAGGCATCCCCAACAATGCCTGTAGCTCCTTTGGCATCCCCAAGTAGTGCTGATAAACAAGCCACTCGTAAGAGTGAGAGGATTGATCGAGAGAAGTTGAAACGTGCCTCTTCCCCACGAGGAGAGAAGACCGCTCCTGACTCCAAGGTGTCAGGTAAATCTCCTGTACAGGGCCCTGAGATGGAGCAGGTTACTGAACAAAGGCGAAGGCGAAGAAATGTAAAGTCTGTGTATGccactccagttgaagatgagTCTACCACACAGCCTAGTAAAGAAGTAGAGCCACCACGTGCAACTAGGAAACGAGGAGGAGACAAGGAAGTGGCACAGTCACAGCAGTCAGAGCAGGACATACTTGCTGTACCAATAACCTCAAGACGAGGGCGCCCTCCTAAGAATCGGTCCAAGGGAGAGGATGCATCAGCTCTTAAGTCAAAAATTGCAGAGACGAAAGAGATTGAGGGCATAGAATTAGGAAACAGTGAAAATGTCTTGAAAACTTCAAAAGGTAAACATTCTCCTCACTCACAGAAACAACAAACAAGTCAAGCACCTGCATCTAGCACTTCTAGCAAGAAAGGGGACAAACCTTCTGACACCAGCCAGCAGGCTGATCTTTCTGAGGATATTAATGTGCCAGATTCAGCTCCCCAAAGTGATTTTGTTTCcccaggagaaggagagaaaaccACAGAGAATCCAAAACCGAGCATAGAAGAAGGGCAACAAAAAGATAATGTTGTTACAGATAGGGCTACTGGGAACAAAATTGACAAATCTACTGAGCCCCCAGTTGTGGAGGAATCTCCCCAAGCTGAAAAGAGTGGGGGGAGGTCAAAAGCAGCAAGATTAATTCGGAATACAAAATTGCCAACTGAAGACAAGTCCCTTGTTCTCAAGAATCTACGAATCAGGCTAGACATGACTGAAGTTAAAGCAATGCTTCAGTCTGGTGAAGAAGACATCGAGATGGAGGAAttgaacaaaaaaacagaacttTTGCCCAAAGATGAAGTTATGGAAAGCTCTCAAGAAAATGAAGTTACACAAAGTGATAATGATGAGGCACCATCAGACTCCATAATCACCAACCCTGCTGAATCTCTCTTATCTCGTGAGATTGAACTTGAGCAAGCCGTAGAAAACATTGCTAAACTTACTGAAGGTCCCAGCCCCCAGCCATTCAAAAGCCCCACAACAGAGGCACCTATTCCAGTGGTCCCACTTCCTGTTGAACCAGAGCCTCCAACAGTGGTTGAGAAACCTGCTAATCCTGCTAGTGAATACGAGCTTGCTGCTGCTATTGATTCCATTACATCTGAAGACCTTTCCTGCACATTGCCACAAGAGCCAGCCATCAACACTGTGATTGAGTCAGAACCAGCAATCCAGCCATTTGTAACTGATTCTAAGGCTATGGAACCTAGTTTAGGCAGTGCTCCTATTCAGGAGGAGACCGGTCCAACAGGAACTCCTAGGAAAGGAGCTAAAGGCAGAGCTAAAACAACAAAGAGGTCCAAAACCCAGAAGCCTGCTGCCAGCAGAAAAGAATTTGTTAAAGACAGTGTAGCAGAACCTGACAGCTCACAAATGAATGTGCCAGATCCAGTTATAGACACTAATGCAGTTACAGAGAATCCATCTGCAACATCGATAGTTATTACCTCCCCTTCAAAATTGAAGGCATCATTAAATGTGTCCCATCAAACAGACAGTGTTTCTGAAGAACCACTCAATGATGAACCTACACATGGAAGATCTGCAGGCCTTGTGAATAAAAGTCCAAATATTCTTAAACCGCCACAGCCCTATGAGtgtacccctctctctccaacatCGTTATGTCTCAAACCCTCACACAGCAGCAAACTTCCCCTTCTTCCAACAGACCGATTTAATCAGTCCAGGGACACCCCAATGGTACCAGTAGCTCAAGGAGAAAATCCAACGGTCTCATCTGGACTTGAAACCCATGACCCTGACTCAAGTAACAGTGACTTGCGTAAAATTCTAATGAAGCCTAAAAATATCCCCCTCTCAGCCACCAACACTGCACCAGGAAACATGCCTACCCACCCACCAAGAGAGAGTGAATCTCCATCTGAGATGGTAGCCAATAAAAACCCTCTACCAGAAAGTCGGCATTCATATTTGCCTGCTCAACCTGTTGTCCGGTCCCCAGGCTCCCTCCCATCTACAGAGACTAAACAACTCTTTGGAGAGAAAACTGTGATTTCTGTCATTGCTTCCACTGCCACCTCAGTCATAAGTCGTATCTGTAACACTCCTGAATCTGAGGAAAAGGCAAATATCCCAAGGAATAATCCATATGGGGAAAAACAACTTCCCAAGCAAATGTTTCAAACAAGTATGGAGGAGAGTAGCACTTACCATGGAGCAACTGTGGGAGATGAAGGTGGAAATGCAGGACGTTTTGTGGTTGAAAGTGCAACTCTTAGTACAGGGCCCAGTCCTGGTTTGAGGGTAAACACTTCAGAGGGTGTGGTAGTGCTTAGTCACTCTGGTCAAAAAATGGAAGGACCACAGAGGATAAGTGCAAAAATTAGCCAGATTCCTCCAGCTAGTCCTGCAGACATGGAATCTCAACAGCTGGTTTCTATGCCTCAGATGAAACCAGATCATTATGCCCAGACTCCTAGTGCCAAGTGTCCTCTTGTTCCCTCAGATCATGGACATTCCCACAAGACCCAATCAGGTGTCTCCACCAAACAAGAAAATTCTTTGGACAAGATGGAAACATATCAAGCAGGTGGTCAAAGTGGAGTTGTAAAAAGGTTGCAGCAATCTGGTGGCAATCAACAGGTTATGAACTACCATCACTCAGACTTTCCTATGCTCATGAAACATCCAAAGAAAGCAGAAGGAGCAGAACCTCTCAGTGATGGTGCTAAACCTCCCTGGGCATCTGCTATAAGTCCAGCCATAAGCCCTCATCTCCCGTCGTCAGCTGGCAATCCTGTTGGGTTCTTACCCAACACCCCTACAGATAGAGGTCCATCTCACCTTAGTGGGATTAAAGAGCCTCGTTCTCCTCGGAAATCTGGCCACCCTCATTCTCCTTTTACCAAAGTGTCTCCCATTGGCTCTTCCTCTCCAAAAGCCATTCCTGTGGTCCTGCCCTCTGGCTTACCGCCCATGTCGCAATATGTCCCAAACGTCCATCACCCAGAACAGTCAGTCATCATGCCTCCACACAGCAGTCATGGAAGCATAGGGAGAATGTCACCACACCGTGTTGGCCAGACCATTCCAATTGGACACTTGTCTCAAGGAGATGTTAGAGTTAACACTCCTCCATTGGCTATGATGAATTATGGAATGCATTCTGATCCATTGTCATCACCATGGTCAGGGCCTCCTCAACAGTGCCCAACATCTCCTCAAGCAGGAGGAGGCAGAGATATGGTTCTGAAGGTCAATCCTGGCAATACAAGGTCACATGAGGCAAATGAAGAAGATACAAGACGATACCAGGCCTTGGGAAGACCAGCAGCCACTTCCCTTAAGCCAGAAACCTTGCCACAAGAATATCGTGGAACTCTACATGGTGGCTTGTCACTGGACCGTTACAACATTGCAGGGAGGGATATGCGTGTGCTCATGCACCATCAGCAGGGGGAGCGCCCTGCCACAGAGTTGCACCAAGGTCCTGAGCCTGTCCCATCTTCGTCCAGCGCCACCAGCATAACTGCTTCCTTGTCACCAAGAGCTCACCTACTGTCCAAAAATGTTCCTGAGAAGGACACCTTGAAATCATCAGAGGTTAACAGGCCACTTTCACCTGTTACGAAAGAGGGAATTATTGGCATCCGTGGAGCTATGCCTGCCATTGCCTCGCCTCAACGGATTCAGTTGCTGTCATCAGGAACGAGCCCAGCATTCTCAGAATACCCAGCTGTGTATACCAATATTAGAAGTGTCCCTTCACAGTTTGCagagaattctcctttaaacatcAGCCAAGCTCCACACATTGCATCTACACAG GCTCCTCAAGATCCAGACCGCAGCCAAACACTAAACGAGGGTAAAGGGGAACAGATGGAACACCAGTCTGTGAACATGGTGCAACTTTTAACG AAATATCCCATTATTTGGCAAGGCTTGTTAGCTCTGAAGAATGACACTGCTGCGGTCCAGTTACATTTTGTGTATGGAAACAAGGCCCTGGCTGTGCGCTCTTTACCCTTGCAAGAAGGAGGGGCTCTCTTGCGCATCGTCCAGAGAATGAGATTAGAGGCATCACAGCTGGATAGTGTGGCTCGAAGGATGACT GGAGATAGTGAGTTCTGCCTGTTGCTGGCGATGCCTTGTGGGCGTGACCAAGATGATGTCCGTAGTCAAACCCAGTTCCTCCGAACAGCTTTCATAAACTACCTGCAGGCCAAGCTGGCAGCAGGAATCATCAACATCCCAAACCCAGGCTCCAATCAG CCGGCCTATGTGCTTCAGATCTTTCCGCCATGCGAGTTCTCTGAGAGCCATTTGTCACGGCTTGCGCCAGACCTCCTGAGTAGGATCTCCAGTATCTGTCCACAGCACCTCATGATCGTCATCACTTCTGTGTGA